A genomic region of Tepidisphaeraceae bacterium contains the following coding sequences:
- a CDS encoding nuclease-related domain-containing protein, translating to MATIVRLLRNNRDVKAGTGMIGPGRLSWLRDAFDGHDAVPYPARTMRKPGKRSPFQRRSLPQAGESLGQEAIDLFFDRFFIYFVCSLALVVVGICELIARWIGGPMSPWHWIIVGSVMGVLALWRGYRIKPQLERIRLGRQGEREVGRMLERLRRDGYDVFHDIPGNGFNVDHVIVGRGGVFAIETKTVSKPTDHDAQIVYDGERVLIDGFTPDRDPIKQSRAGAAHVADILNRMSGRNVEVRSVVLYPGWYVDSSKVRGEPQTWVLNGKAFLNWVGNAPPRLGPEDVALYADRPTVHLSSD from the coding sequence GTGGCGACGATCGTCCGGTTGCTCCGGAACAATCGCGACGTGAAGGCCGGTACGGGCATGATCGGACCCGGCCGTCTTTCGTGGCTACGCGATGCCTTTGACGGCCATGACGCCGTCCCCTACCCTGCCCGCACTATGCGTAAACCGGGGAAAAGGTCGCCGTTCCAACGCCGTTCGTTGCCTCAGGCGGGCGAGTCGCTGGGCCAGGAAGCGATCGATCTGTTCTTCGACCGGTTCTTCATCTACTTCGTATGTTCCCTGGCGCTCGTGGTCGTCGGCATCTGTGAGTTGATCGCGCGTTGGATCGGCGGTCCCATGTCGCCCTGGCACTGGATCATCGTGGGGTCGGTCATGGGCGTACTCGCGCTGTGGCGGGGCTATCGAATCAAGCCGCAACTGGAACGGATCCGCCTGGGTCGCCAGGGTGAACGCGAAGTCGGGCGAATGCTGGAACGCCTTCGCCGAGACGGCTACGACGTCTTTCACGACATCCCCGGCAATGGCTTCAACGTCGACCACGTGATCGTCGGCCGTGGTGGCGTCTTCGCGATCGAAACGAAGACGGTCTCCAAGCCGACCGACCACGACGCTCAAATCGTCTACGACGGCGAACGGGTGCTGATTGACGGCTTCACGCCCGACCGCGATCCAATCAAGCAGTCCAGGGCGGGCGCCGCCCACGTGGCAGATATCCTGAACCGCATGTCCGGCCGCAATGTCGAGGTGCGGTCTGTCGTCCTGTACCCCGGCTGGTACGTCGACAGCAGCAAGGTCCGCGGTGAGCCGCAAACGTGGGTTCTGAACGGCAAGGCCTTCCTAAACTGGGTCGGCAACGCACCGCCCCGGCTCGGCCCGGAGGACGTCGCGCTCTACGCGGACCGCCCGACCGTGCACCTTTCATCGGATTGA
- a CDS encoding DUF433 domain-containing protein, giving the protein MVATNPYFLLWRAERTTRNVEARIGANPSQADAYYAMTVSVQAMWQAMNAMLLAVHVIPDDARVLTQINEEIIGRGVLDQQVFQRLLDAQSTRSRAVYGADDPKLQDVQQLIAWANEVIGSTQRAVRERVASPINKTPGVAGGDACIRDTRIPVWTLVQLKSLGRTDEQLTGDFPGLSIGDLDAAWNYYREHGDEIDEAIAAQTGED; this is encoded by the coding sequence ATGGTTGCGACTAATCCGTATTTTCTACTCTGGCGCGCCGAGCGTACGACGCGAAATGTCGAGGCGCGCATTGGCGCAAATCCGAGTCAAGCGGATGCGTATTACGCGATGACCGTTTCCGTACAGGCCATGTGGCAGGCGATGAATGCCATGCTACTTGCAGTTCACGTCATACCGGACGATGCGCGAGTTCTGACCCAGATCAATGAGGAAATCATCGGTAGAGGCGTGCTGGACCAACAAGTCTTCCAACGGCTTCTCGATGCACAGTCCACCAGATCGCGTGCAGTCTATGGGGCGGATGATCCCAAATTGCAGGACGTCCAACAGTTGATCGCGTGGGCAAACGAGGTAATCGGATCTACGCAGCGAGCAGTGCGCGAGCGGGTTGCGTCTCCCATCAACAAGACGCCGGGAGTTGCTGGCGGCGATGCATGCATTCGCGATACGCGCATCCCGGTTTGGACGCTTGTACAGTTGAAATCTTTGGGACGAACCGATGAACAGCTGACTGGGGATTTCCCTGGACTGAGTATCGGCGATCTCGACGCGGCGTGGAATTACTACCGTGAGCACGGCGACGAGATAGACGAGGCTATTGCCGCTCAGACTGGGGAGGACTAA
- a CDS encoding DNA methyltransferase has product MTHRAGTLTPDEFVQKWTDAQLSERAASHEHFIDLCRLLDEPTPAGADSTGDDYCFEKHVKVVGSASKGSKGDHGFVDVWKRGRFAWEYKGKDRYKSLEEAYRQLYQYRDDLDNPPISIVCDIRTTEIRTHFAGYPTQRIVLKLEQIPANLGLLKRVFTDPDSFRRTQKTTETVTTELAEEFGDLANKLIERYPPDALQLWESAGSPVAHFLMKVMFCLFAEDVKLLPDQAFTKIINLCLMNPERFQPLADQLFKLMRKGGEFGFDKIPYFNGGLFDDAPALPLKHGDLVALRRVAGDGQNWAGVEPSIFGTLFERILDPRKRAQIGAHYTSKADILLVIEPVIMAPLRRRWQQVQDELKDAIDKHDAEKDRKRRDVLSAPIKVAVESFRQFLRKQRILDPACGSGNFLYVALQQLLDLEDEVVRFCARRDIYVDPIPRVRPSQLHGIEINLYAAELAQVVIWIGYLQWLHVHGIEDPKTPILDKLDTVEHRDAILDLSNKKLPVPAQWPRVDFIVGNPPFLGSKMFRRFGLTDDYLRALFRSYDLPKTSDLCCYWFDKARGLIEEFDTIRVGLLATQGIRGGDNRTVLERIKEFGDIFNAWEDKEWPLDGAMVHVSIVCFDDGTETTHNLNGIPVSEINADLSTGVSTTGIRSLTENEGICFMGTTKGGGFDLSPAEARSLFSEPNSNGASTLDVVRPWINGSDVNGRRRGMFIIDYGCEPNLQAATGYESAFKYVETTVKPERINNRRASYAENWWLHVEPRPALRNATQTLDRFIVTTRVSKHRIFAWFANPTLPDSATFAFARADDYAFGILQSSLHEAWARRMGTQLREEESGFRYTPSSCFETFPLPWSPGKEDTKHPAYLRVAAAAKALNEQRERWLNPPEWIEPLAAKIDAADAFDDVPAEARALVRQSAIMAAAAKDARLKKRTLTNLYNERPTWLKLAHEQIDRSVLAAYAAVDTEGDWSEDWAEVWTDTGAGQPLSLEHPLRARRTDVDQKVLANFLRLNHLRAGLPLNGLIGRTGVIGTPREGRVVDDPKLAKAMQEYRDGLSDLYDPGRKESPEPGPLDDPKKRPRLDKVVLFGSRARGTASPGSDADVLIVLNGPFDHAREIRRTSKLTADISLQHGVAINRIIMNQKDALKTGPLQANISKDAIIL; this is encoded by the coding sequence ATGACACATCGGGCGGGCACTCTCACACCGGATGAATTCGTACAGAAGTGGACCGACGCGCAGCTCTCCGAGCGGGCGGCATCGCACGAACATTTCATCGACCTCTGCCGCCTGCTCGACGAACCCACTCCCGCCGGGGCCGATTCTACCGGCGACGATTACTGCTTCGAAAAGCACGTGAAGGTCGTCGGCTCGGCGTCGAAGGGGTCTAAGGGCGACCACGGTTTCGTCGACGTCTGGAAGCGCGGCCGGTTCGCGTGGGAGTACAAGGGTAAGGATCGCTACAAGTCGCTCGAAGAGGCCTACCGCCAGCTCTACCAGTATCGCGACGACCTGGACAACCCACCGATCAGCATCGTCTGCGACATCCGCACTACCGAGATCCGCACGCACTTCGCGGGATATCCGACCCAGCGCATCGTCCTGAAGCTCGAGCAGATCCCCGCCAACCTCGGGCTGCTCAAGCGGGTCTTCACCGACCCCGACTCGTTCCGCCGCACGCAGAAGACGACCGAGACCGTAACAACGGAACTCGCCGAGGAATTCGGCGATCTCGCCAACAAGCTCATCGAACGATACCCGCCCGACGCGCTTCAGCTGTGGGAATCGGCCGGGTCGCCGGTGGCGCACTTTCTGATGAAGGTGATGTTCTGCCTGTTCGCCGAGGACGTGAAGCTGCTGCCCGATCAGGCGTTCACGAAGATCATCAACCTCTGCCTCATGAACCCCGAGCGGTTCCAGCCGCTGGCCGACCAGTTGTTTAAGCTGATGCGGAAGGGCGGCGAGTTCGGCTTCGACAAGATCCCCTACTTCAACGGCGGGCTGTTCGACGACGCCCCCGCTCTGCCGCTGAAGCACGGCGACCTCGTCGCCCTCCGCCGGGTGGCCGGCGACGGGCAGAACTGGGCGGGCGTGGAGCCGAGCATCTTCGGCACGCTCTTCGAGCGCATCCTCGACCCACGCAAGCGCGCCCAGATCGGCGCGCACTACACGAGCAAGGCCGACATCCTGCTCGTCATCGAACCGGTCATCATGGCCCCCCTGCGCCGTCGATGGCAGCAGGTGCAGGACGAGCTGAAGGACGCGATCGACAAGCACGATGCCGAAAAGGACCGCAAGCGGCGCGACGTGCTCTCCGCCCCCATCAAGGTCGCCGTCGAGTCGTTCCGCCAGTTCCTCAGGAAGCAGCGCATCCTCGACCCCGCCTGCGGGTCAGGGAACTTCCTCTACGTCGCGCTGCAGCAGTTGCTGGATTTGGAGGACGAGGTCGTGCGCTTCTGCGCCCGCCGCGACATCTACGTCGACCCGATCCCCCGCGTGCGCCCCTCGCAACTGCACGGCATCGAGATCAACCTCTACGCCGCTGAACTGGCCCAAGTCGTCATCTGGATCGGCTACCTGCAGTGGCTCCACGTCCACGGCATCGAAGACCCGAAAACCCCGATCCTCGACAAGCTGGATACGGTCGAACATCGAGACGCGATCCTGGATCTTTCGAATAAGAAGCTACCGGTGCCGGCGCAATGGCCCCGCGTTGATTTCATCGTCGGGAACCCGCCGTTCCTCGGCTCGAAGATGTTTCGGAGATTTGGGCTGACTGACGACTACCTACGGGCTCTCTTCCGTTCGTACGACCTTCCCAAGACTTCGGATCTCTGCTGCTATTGGTTCGATAAGGCGCGCGGGCTCATAGAGGAATTCGACACGATTCGTGTAGGGCTTCTTGCAACGCAAGGCATCCGCGGTGGTGACAATCGAACCGTCTTGGAACGAATAAAAGAGTTCGGCGACATCTTTAATGCGTGGGAGGACAAAGAATGGCCTCTTGACGGGGCGATGGTCCACGTCTCGATCGTGTGCTTCGATGATGGGACCGAGACCACACATAATCTGAACGGTATCCCTGTCAGCGAAATCAATGCGGACCTATCAACTGGGGTTTCGACGACGGGGATCCGAAGCCTCACAGAGAATGAGGGCATTTGTTTTATGGGAACGACCAAGGGTGGAGGTTTTGACCTGTCCCCGGCGGAGGCCCGTTCCCTGTTCAGCGAGCCTAACTCGAATGGAGCTTCCACGCTCGATGTGGTCAGGCCGTGGATCAACGGTAGCGACGTAAACGGCCGTCGACGTGGGATGTTCATTATCGATTACGGATGCGAACCGAACCTTCAAGCCGCAACTGGTTACGAGTCCGCGTTCAAGTACGTTGAGACAACGGTCAAGCCGGAGCGCATCAACAATCGCCGGGCGTCATACGCCGAGAACTGGTGGCTTCATGTAGAACCTCGCCCGGCGTTACGCAACGCGACGCAGACATTGGATCGGTTCATTGTCACCACGCGCGTCTCGAAGCATCGCATTTTCGCCTGGTTCGCGAATCCCACGCTCCCCGACTCCGCTACATTCGCTTTCGCGCGGGCTGACGATTACGCGTTCGGCATTTTACAAAGTTCCCTACATGAGGCTTGGGCGCGGCGCATGGGAACCCAGTTGCGCGAAGAGGAATCCGGCTTTCGATACACGCCGTCGTCTTGCTTCGAAACCTTCCCCCTCCCCTGGTCCCCCGGCAAAGAGGACACGAAACACCCAGCTTACCTGCGGGTCGCGGCGGCGGCGAAGGCCTTGAACGAGCAGCGGGAGCGGTGGTTGAACCCGCCGGAGTGGATCGAACCGTTGGCGGCGAAGATCGATGCGGCCGACGCGTTCGACGACGTCCCCGCTGAGGCCCGCGCCCTCGTCCGCCAGTCCGCCATCATGGCCGCCGCCGCCAAGGATGCTCGGTTGAAGAAGCGGACGCTCACGAACCTCTACAACGAACGTCCCACTTGGCTCAAACTCGCCCATGAGCAGATCGACCGCTCTGTCCTCGCCGCCTACGCCGCCGTCGACACCGAGGGCGACTGGTCGGAGGACTGGGCGGAGGTTTGGACGGACACGGGAGCGGGGCAACCGCTGTCGCTCGAGCATCCACTACGCGCGCGGCGAACTGATGTCGATCAAAAGGTTCTAGCTAATTTTCTTAGACTCAATCATTTACGTGCTGGGTTACCGCTGAATGGACTAATTGGGCGAACGGGGGTAATCGGGACGCCTCGAGAGGGTCGTGTCGTCGATGATCCGAAGCTTGCCAAGGCGATGCAGGAGTATCGCGATGGTCTCAGCGACTTGTATGATCCGGGCCGAAAAGAGTCGCCCGAACCTGGTCCGCTTGATGATCCGAAAAAACGGCCTAGGCTGGACAAGGTGGTCCTTTTTGGGTCCCGCGCTCGTGGGACGGCATCTCCTGGATCAGATGCAGATGTCCTCATTGTGCTCAACGGCCCATTTGACCACGCCCGCGAAATTCGCCGTACTAGCAAGCTTACAGCCGACATTTCATTGCAACATGGAGTTGCAATCAATCGAATCATCATGAACCAGAAGGACGCGTTGAAGACTGGACCATTGCAGGCAAACATTTCCAAAGATGCTATAATCCTTTGA
- a CDS encoding N-6 DNA methylase translates to MARPDLLQQLGFERSPHFLRAGDSALETAPAYGHVFRRAKAEPGLLGVYTLRPAKATANTPSIPAIYLCRVASEAQADRAHRLVWNQDVVPFVIVETPRGYRLYSGFDYDRRPDRQAKNLLREFNSASDLAQSGFHADAIDDGMLWRRWGREVRPESRVDWRLLGNLRTLDRWLQKRGLKSEVSHALIGKYVYLYYLRHRKILSERKLEAWGIRERAVFGREATSAGLQAVTDRLDEWLNGGVFPLSFGRPDSPSDDHVAHVAATFAGDEPADGDDWQLHLDFQAYDFSYIPIETLSVVYEQFLHAPLAGERSRGREAGAYYTPIPVVNFMLAEMEDRRPLDRGVKVLDPSCGSGAFLVQCYRRLIEKEYPATGTQPRPVQLRELMQRSIFGVDRDPDACSVTELSLVMTLLDYCDPPDLEDGTRFKLPSLRGENIIEENFFSSDRSCWELLGRRRFDWVVGNPPWKRLNVDNLSADDEPVGAWLRGQGQRGTPVGSNQVAQAFTWEVGRFLAEDGHAGLLLPASTLFDEFSADFRRSFFRKFRVSSVANFSNLAEVLFAGRSRVPAAALFYSKREKPLEVADVEHVSTYSPLVANQEPTRPVVENKRNETWALALNASEIRDVPLAEVLTGSALPWKLASWGSHLDRRLLERVAARYGTFRDLERDGRLVLAEGPQLRPHSGPGRERCEEVVGRQVLDTDALARLRRIFVFPPHALQENTDFYLRLRGGRRGLTVCGPPHVIVSAARNFAVYTADYLIVPPRQVGITSPGDDELLLKAVALYLNSDFAVYQQFLTSSELGVKRPRASLDSLRGMPTPIAELSRTALEGWAALHDRLARASARQMARDAGGDPTLFDTAVMAQQQQQPPEDLERLLEELNRLVGDVLGFRTRERALVEDLVQIRLQLDDGKLGRPAVEPPTSVHLKRYAKRLKAELDGFIGDELPKRYDVDIIFDAHTGMIQLTLVKADQPNEIRLYAADDDTAAELQKTRQRLRRKHAQWVYFDRNLQIFEGRHTLLFKPMQRFHWTESQAMFDAAEVISRTLAYQGAGR, encoded by the coding sequence ATGGCCCGACCAGACCTCCTCCAGCAACTCGGCTTCGAGCGCTCTCCGCACTTTCTGCGCGCGGGCGATTCCGCCCTCGAAACTGCGCCCGCCTATGGGCACGTCTTCAGGCGTGCGAAAGCCGAGCCCGGGCTCCTGGGCGTCTACACCCTGCGGCCCGCCAAGGCTACGGCCAACACGCCCTCGATCCCGGCGATTTACCTATGCCGAGTTGCGTCCGAGGCGCAGGCCGACCGGGCGCACCGGCTGGTTTGGAACCAGGACGTCGTGCCGTTTGTGATTGTGGAGACCCCGAGAGGCTACCGGCTCTATTCCGGCTTTGACTATGACCGCCGTCCCGATCGGCAAGCGAAGAACTTGCTTCGGGAATTCAACTCCGCCTCGGACTTGGCGCAGTCTGGCTTCCACGCTGACGCGATCGATGATGGCATGCTGTGGCGTCGCTGGGGGCGCGAGGTGCGGCCGGAATCGCGGGTGGACTGGCGTCTGCTCGGGAACCTACGGACCCTCGACCGGTGGCTTCAGAAACGCGGGCTGAAGTCCGAGGTGTCGCATGCCCTGATCGGCAAGTACGTCTATCTTTATTACCTTCGGCACCGGAAGATTCTCTCCGAACGCAAGCTGGAGGCGTGGGGCATCCGGGAGCGGGCCGTGTTCGGCCGTGAGGCAACCTCTGCGGGCCTGCAGGCCGTGACGGACCGTTTGGACGAGTGGCTGAATGGCGGCGTGTTTCCGCTCTCATTCGGCCGCCCCGACTCGCCTAGCGACGACCACGTAGCCCACGTCGCTGCGACCTTCGCCGGGGATGAGCCGGCCGATGGCGACGACTGGCAGCTGCATCTAGACTTTCAGGCCTACGACTTCTCGTACATTCCGATCGAGACGCTGTCGGTCGTGTATGAGCAGTTCCTGCATGCCCCATTGGCAGGTGAACGGTCCCGGGGCCGCGAGGCGGGTGCCTACTACACGCCGATCCCGGTCGTGAACTTCATGCTCGCCGAAATGGAAGATCGCAGGCCCCTGGATCGTGGGGTGAAGGTGCTAGACCCCTCGTGCGGCTCGGGCGCCTTTCTTGTCCAGTGCTATCGTCGGCTGATTGAGAAGGAATATCCTGCGACCGGAACGCAGCCCCGTCCGGTGCAGCTCCGCGAGCTAATGCAGCGGAGCATCTTCGGCGTGGACCGCGATCCCGACGCGTGCAGCGTGACCGAACTGTCGCTCGTGATGACTCTGCTCGATTACTGCGACCCGCCCGATCTTGAGGACGGGACACGGTTCAAGCTGCCTTCGCTGCGCGGCGAGAACATCATCGAGGAGAACTTCTTCTCGTCGGACCGGAGCTGCTGGGAATTGTTGGGGCGGCGGCGGTTCGACTGGGTTGTCGGCAATCCGCCTTGGAAGCGGCTCAACGTGGACAATCTCAGTGCGGACGATGAGCCGGTCGGGGCGTGGCTGCGAGGGCAGGGACAACGCGGCACGCCCGTGGGTTCCAACCAAGTCGCGCAGGCCTTTACTTGGGAGGTCGGGCGGTTCCTTGCCGAGGACGGACACGCAGGACTGCTGCTGCCGGCATCGACGCTGTTCGATGAGTTCTCCGCCGATTTCCGGCGCAGTTTCTTCCGCAAGTTTCGTGTCAGTTCCGTCGCAAACTTTTCGAATCTGGCTGAAGTGCTGTTCGCGGGCCGTTCCCGCGTCCCCGCCGCGGCCTTGTTCTACTCAAAGAGAGAGAAGCCGCTAGAGGTGGCAGATGTCGAGCATGTGAGCACCTACTCGCCGCTTGTGGCCAATCAGGAACCGACGCGTCCCGTCGTCGAGAATAAGCGGAACGAAACGTGGGCACTGGCGTTAAATGCGAGCGAGATCCGGGACGTGCCGCTGGCGGAGGTGCTCACCGGCAGCGCCCTGCCGTGGAAGCTGGCGAGTTGGGGAAGCCACCTCGACCGGCGCCTGCTGGAGCGTGTCGCGGCCCGGTACGGCACCTTCCGTGATCTGGAGCGCGACGGGCGCCTTGTCCTGGCCGAGGGCCCGCAACTCCGGCCGCACTCGGGGCCAGGTCGCGAACGATGCGAGGAGGTGGTCGGCCGGCAGGTGCTCGACACCGACGCGCTGGCGCGTCTGCGGCGAATCTTCGTGTTCCCGCCGCATGCCCTGCAAGAGAACACCGATTTTTACCTGCGGCTGCGGGGCGGCCGCAGGGGTCTGACCGTTTGCGGGCCGCCGCACGTGATCGTCAGTGCGGCGCGGAACTTCGCGGTGTACACGGCCGACTATTTGATAGTGCCGCCGCGTCAGGTGGGAATCACAAGCCCCGGCGATGACGAGCTGCTGCTGAAGGCGGTGGCGCTCTATCTCAATTCCGACTTCGCCGTCTATCAACAGTTCCTGACATCATCGGAGCTGGGCGTGAAGCGGCCTCGAGCGAGCTTGGACTCGCTCCGCGGGATGCCAACACCTATCGCGGAACTCTCTCGGACGGCGCTGGAGGGCTGGGCGGCCCTGCATGACCGGCTGGCCCGCGCCTCGGCACGGCAGATGGCGCGCGATGCGGGCGGCGATCCGACGCTCTTCGACACGGCGGTGATGGCGCAGCAGCAGCAGCAGCCGCCGGAGGACCTGGAGCGGCTGCTTGAAGAGTTGAACCGACTTGTCGGTGACGTCCTCGGCTTCCGCACCCGTGAACGGGCTCTGGTCGAGGACCTGGTTCAGATCCGGCTCCAACTCGATGACGGTAAGCTCGGCCGTCCTGCCGTGGAGCCGCCGACCTCTGTCCATTTGAAGCGTTACGCCAAACGGCTGAAGGCCGAGCTGGACGGGTTCATCGGCGACGAACTTCCCAAGCGGTACGACGTGGACATCATTTTCGATGCCCACACCGGCATGATCCAGCTGACGCTCGTGAAGGCCGACCAGCCGAACGAGATCAGGCTGTACGCCGCAGATGACGACACGGCGGCCGAGCTTCAGAAGACGAGGCAGCGGCTTCGCCGCAAGCACGCGCAATGGGTGTATTTCGACCGGAACCTTCAGATTTTCGAGGGCCGGCACACGCTGCTGTTCAAGCCAATGCAACGTTTCCACTGGACTGAGAGCCAGGCAATGTTCGACGCGGCGGAGGTCATCTCGCGCACGCTCGCTTACCAGGGGGCAGGCCGGTGA
- a CDS encoding MerR family transcriptional regulator: MMVSQQLTTATVSSLTGASLRMLDYWARTKLLPPSGQDAQGKGSRRLYTFQDVVAILTVCKLRERKCPLQQIRTAIRYLKANYPDSTPSETLSRLTLITDGKDVYLLTDEQQVMNIVMKQWVWSVPLGLLITEASRKVESLPQEWCETVKVNRQPFRLLVSADAEEGGYVAECRDLPGVLQRAPSPVEAVQAAKEAIASLLDYRERRQRHARGASGAVA; the protein is encoded by the coding sequence ATGATGGTCTCGCAGCAGTTGACGACGGCGACGGTGTCGAGTCTGACCGGGGCAAGCCTGCGCATGCTCGATTACTGGGCGCGCACGAAGCTGCTGCCGCCCTCGGGGCAGGACGCGCAGGGGAAAGGGTCGCGCCGTCTTTACACGTTCCAGGACGTGGTCGCGATCCTAACGGTCTGCAAGCTGCGGGAGCGGAAATGTCCCCTTCAGCAGATTCGCACCGCAATCCGGTACCTGAAGGCGAACTACCCGGACTCGACCCCCTCGGAGACACTGTCGCGGCTGACGCTGATCACGGACGGAAAGGACGTCTATCTGCTTACCGACGAGCAGCAGGTCATGAACATAGTAATGAAGCAGTGGGTCTGGAGCGTTCCGCTCGGGCTGCTGATCACTGAAGCCAGCCGCAAGGTGGAGTCGCTGCCTCAGGAGTGGTGCGAGACGGTGAAGGTGAACCGGCAGCCCTTCCGGCTGCTGGTGAGCGCCGACGCTGAGGAAGGCGGTTACGTCGCCGAATGCAGGGATCTGCCGGGTGTCCTGCAGCGCGCGCCTAGCCCGGTCGAAGCCGTCCAAGCTGCAAAAGAAGCCATCGCCTCGCTGCTCGACTACCGGGAACGCCGGCAGCGGCACGCCCGCGGGGCGAGCGGCGCGGTCGCCTGA